One window from the genome of Lentibacillus daqui encodes:
- a CDS encoding IS1182 family transposase: MTIIRQESLFSIQELYEMEPTHRYESIISVIDLDAIYYEVNKKSHLGAPVDLNYAAMIISVFIRYVERIPTVKDLIKRLKDDFVFKLNCGFLVSDHTPSEAAYSRLLTKLKASNVLEKVQEKVVLQAIAEGFIMDDTVAIDATHFEARDQAPSKEEKQKAEPKKRGRKSKEEREQWLIEQAEKEANLPLFEKKIEAQLDAPLAELRAEVPQDPKWGVKKNSEGKNVFWYGYKGHLAVGTSSQYILQALFSSGSLNDGKAAIPLLKGVNELPLPSLNHQTMDAGYDYHAIYEQVHRMGNQSVIAYNKKNESEPIGFDKHFAPTCFREHSYRYDSFDAKYETLKYTRPKECSDCPLANEDICQKVYKVKITTDLRRYTAPARGSKAWKTLFKRRSAVERVNAYLKEFFQLNNVRYRTGKRAKVHFDIVTLIYNASKLAADRINVLLNQQQTA, encoded by the coding sequence ATGACCATTATACGACAAGAAAGTCTATTTAGCATCCAAGAATTATACGAGATGGAACCTACCCATCGTTATGAATCGATTATTTCAGTGATAGATTTGGATGCGATTTATTATGAAGTGAACAAAAAATCCCACCTTGGCGCACCTGTAGATTTGAATTATGCGGCGATGATTATTTCCGTTTTTATTCGATATGTTGAACGTATTCCAACGGTTAAGGACCTAATTAAACGCCTAAAGGACGACTTTGTTTTTAAACTGAATTGTGGATTTCTTGTGTCTGACCACACCCCGTCTGAAGCCGCCTATTCTCGGCTTTTAACAAAACTAAAAGCATCTAACGTTTTGGAGAAAGTTCAAGAAAAAGTTGTGCTTCAAGCAATTGCTGAAGGCTTTATTATGGATGACACTGTCGCCATTGATGCAACCCATTTTGAAGCACGTGATCAAGCGCCGTCAAAGGAAGAAAAACAAAAAGCTGAGCCCAAAAAACGCGGGCGCAAATCCAAGGAAGAACGTGAACAATGGCTTATTGAACAGGCAGAGAAAGAAGCCAATTTACCACTTTTCGAAAAGAAAATAGAAGCACAGTTGGATGCACCTTTAGCCGAATTACGCGCCGAGGTTCCTCAAGACCCTAAGTGGGGCGTAAAAAAGAACTCAGAAGGAAAGAATGTCTTTTGGTACGGATATAAGGGACATTTGGCTGTTGGGACATCCAGTCAATATATTCTACAGGCCCTTTTTTCTTCAGGCAGTTTGAATGACGGGAAGGCTGCAATCCCGTTATTAAAAGGGGTTAATGAACTTCCCCTTCCATCATTGAACCATCAGACAATGGATGCTGGTTATGATTATCATGCAATTTATGAACAAGTGCACCGAATGGGGAATCAGTCCGTCATTGCTTATAATAAGAAAAATGAAAGCGAGCCAATCGGTTTTGATAAACACTTCGCCCCGACCTGTTTTCGGGAGCATTCCTACCGTTATGATAGTTTTGATGCCAAATATGAAACATTGAAATACACAAGACCAAAAGAGTGTAGTGACTGTCCTTTGGCGAACGAAGACATCTGTCAAAAGGTTTACAAGGTAAAAATAACAACGGATCTTAGGAGATATACTGCGCCCGCTCGTGGATCAAAGGCTTGGAAAACACTATTCAAACGTCGCTCTGCTGTTGAACGTGTAAATGCCTATCTCAAAGAATTTTTTCAACTTAACAATGTTCGTTATCGTACTGGAAAACGCGCAAAAGTT
- a CDS encoding serine hydrolase domain-containing protein gives MKKRMISMFVALVMVCGMLTTLPQTSYAAQTGLQPGTPEQESMLAQPLEDIDDAIHDAIKDNVMPGAVVLVARNGSIVKWDAYGYALQYADDNFTEVDDPVKMQEDTIFDMASISKLFTAISVMQLWDQDYFGLDDPVSDYLPEYDTKEKRDITIQQLLTHTSGEKAGPSKELYEMDGDREELLEYVMEEPLENEPGEAYMYSDINYITLGVLVERLSGEREDAYVQTHILEPLALSDTMYNPPENLKPRIAATEFQPWTDRGMVWGSVHDEKAWALDGVAGHAGVFSSAEDLATFSQMLLNKGSYQGESIVSKEAFDLMNTNWNEAFPGQNHGLGWDLNQDWYMDILAEEDTLGHTGYTGTSIVVSPKLNTIAILLTNRVHPTRDTVSTNGIRKEVAAKTGSSIYAWNAESMQALVESLQDKGAFSNENTARSLDVHLAAVKRFEETEQTEKVLKHLGGLQNLLEHQRNEGLISDDAYDSLVDGVAYLMGKWRD, from the coding sequence ATGAAAAAACGCATGATATCTATGTTTGTGGCGCTGGTTATGGTATGCGGGATGTTGACCACGCTGCCACAAACCAGTTACGCCGCTCAAACCGGACTTCAACCGGGAACTCCGGAACAGGAATCGATGCTAGCACAGCCACTTGAAGATATCGATGATGCCATTCACGATGCAATCAAAGACAACGTGATGCCCGGAGCTGTCGTACTTGTTGCCCGTAATGGAAGTATCGTCAAATGGGATGCGTACGGGTATGCTTTACAGTATGCGGATGATAATTTTACCGAAGTAGACGATCCAGTGAAGATGCAGGAAGATACGATTTTTGATATGGCGTCTATTTCCAAGCTATTTACCGCGATATCGGTCATGCAGTTGTGGGATCAGGACTACTTTGGATTGGATGATCCGGTATCCGATTATCTTCCGGAATACGATACGAAGGAAAAACGGGATATTACCATTCAGCAATTGCTAACACATACATCCGGGGAAAAAGCGGGCCCATCCAAGGAATTGTATGAAATGGATGGTGATCGTGAAGAACTGTTGGAGTATGTCATGGAAGAACCGTTGGAGAATGAGCCTGGTGAAGCATATATGTATAGTGACATCAATTATATAACACTGGGCGTCTTGGTAGAACGTCTAAGTGGTGAGCGGGAGGATGCTTATGTACAAACGCATATCCTGGAACCCCTTGCATTGTCAGACACCATGTATAACCCACCGGAAAATTTAAAACCACGGATAGCTGCGACCGAATTTCAGCCATGGACAGATCGGGGGATGGTATGGGGCAGTGTACACGATGAAAAGGCGTGGGCACTGGACGGTGTAGCTGGACATGCCGGTGTGTTTAGTTCCGCCGAGGATTTAGCAACGTTTTCACAAATGCTATTAAATAAAGGAAGTTACCAGGGTGAATCGATTGTTTCGAAAGAGGCCTTTGATTTGATGAATACCAATTGGAATGAAGCATTTCCGGGGCAGAATCATGGACTTGGCTGGGATTTGAACCAGGATTGGTATATGGATATACTAGCAGAGGAAGACACCCTGGGGCATACGGGCTATACGGGAACCTCCATTGTGGTCAGTCCCAAGCTGAATACGATTGCGATTTTATTGACAAATCGCGTACACCCGACCCGTGATACAGTTTCAACAAATGGTATACGGAAAGAGGTGGCAGCAAAAACGGGTAGTTCCATTTATGCTTGGAATGCAGAGAGCATGCAAGCATTAGTGGAAAGTTTGCAGGACAAGGGAGCTTTTTCTAATGAAAATACGGCAAGATCTTTGGACGTTCACCTGGCTGCAGTAAAGCGCTTTGAAGAGACAGAGCAGACGGAAAAAGTTCTCAAGCATTTGGGTGGCTTGCAAAATCTCCTGGAACACCAGCGAAATGAGGGGCTTATTTCGGATGATGCCTATGATTCGCTTGTCGATGGTGTAGCGTATTTGATGGGGAAATGGCGAGATTGA
- a CDS encoding FIMAH domain-containing protein, translating to MRREYLLYTTSAKDIQDVVADLRDSGDITDDAAHDLELHLTAVGQYEKKEAFDKVVKHMKSFKKMIDYQKGNNLITSKAQQTLQQKADALLAQF from the coding sequence TTGCGGCGGGAGTATCTGCTTTATACCACTAGTGCGAAAGATATTCAAGATGTTGTCGCTGATCTGAGGGATAGTGGTGATATTACGGATGATGCTGCACATGATTTGGAATTACACTTAACAGCTGTTGGCCAGTACGAGAAAAAGGAAGCATTTGATAAGGTAGTCAAACATATGAAAAGCTTTAAAAAAATGATTGATTACCAGAAAGGAAACAATCTTATCACCAGTAAAGCACAGCAAACGCTACAGCAAAAAGCCGATGCATTATTGGCACAGTTTTAG
- a CDS encoding glycoside hydrolase family 3 protein: MKRRYLSVLLSITLLLLWSPQHSFANADSAKTLDADAKQADEIKEIMDDMTIEEKVGQLFIIHAYGKTPTDEEYKDINLENNRGGKNFKEIIENYHIGGVIYFNWSDNIGTPLDAGQVNRLSNGLQKIAAEQDHTIPLFISTDQEGGIVQRVTSPGTVFPGNMALGATGSEEYASKSASILGNELQSLGINTDFAPSLDVNMNAENPVIGVRSYSEDPELVSKLGIAQIQGFRDQHIIASAKHFPGHGDTDTDSHTGLPVIDHDLKTLQEVDLKPFQDAIDEGIDSIMTAHIVVPALDDSGLPATLSKPILTDLLREDMGYDGLIITDSLGMAGVNEYYSPDQVPVEAVKAGVDVLLNPPDVEEAYNGLLDAVQSGEINEARLDESVYRILSAKMEKGLFHDPYTDPEEIENIGTDAHLQIADDIAEKSVTLVQNKDDVLPLETESSESVFITGPDQAQPEQLADYLTEKGMNVSILATETSPTENQIERAVEQAKSADKVIVTTYTANTNDDQQQLVKQLEKIDVPVIVAALGNPYDLQAFPDVDAYINTYSYLDVSVQALANVISGDINPFGTLPVTIPDNYEKGHGLDYIDTPRTADGMKSLVSDLAASGDIPDAIVHDLTLHLTAVSHYEQKEAVKKVVKHMQGFKAMLDAQKENDTISHKAYSYLETETEKLILDWEGKQ; encoded by the coding sequence TTGAAACGTCGTTATTTATCGGTGCTTTTGTCGATTACGCTTTTATTATTATGGTCTCCGCAACACAGTTTTGCCAATGCAGACAGCGCCAAAACTCTTGATGCCGATGCGAAACAAGCTGATGAAATAAAAGAAATCATGGATGACATGACAATCGAGGAAAAGGTAGGGCAGCTCTTTATCATTCATGCCTATGGAAAAACACCTACCGATGAAGAATACAAAGATATCAATTTGGAAAATAATCGGGGTGGCAAGAACTTCAAAGAGATCATTGAAAACTATCATATTGGTGGGGTGATCTATTTTAACTGGAGCGACAACATTGGTACGCCGCTTGATGCGGGGCAAGTAAACCGTCTATCGAACGGGTTGCAGAAGATTGCTGCGGAACAGGATCATACCATTCCATTGTTCATTTCAACCGACCAGGAAGGTGGAATTGTGCAACGGGTAACAAGCCCTGGCACTGTGTTTCCGGGTAACATGGCACTCGGTGCGACCGGTTCCGAGGAATATGCTAGCAAATCAGCAAGCATTCTTGGTAATGAATTACAAAGTCTGGGCATAAACACGGACTTTGCGCCGTCACTTGATGTCAATATGAATGCGGAAAATCCTGTCATCGGCGTGCGTTCCTATAGTGAGGATCCCGAATTGGTATCCAAGCTTGGTATCGCACAGATTCAAGGTTTTCGGGATCAACATATCATCGCATCTGCTAAGCATTTTCCAGGTCACGGTGATACGGATACCGATTCGCATACCGGACTGCCAGTTATCGACCATGATCTAAAGACGTTGCAGGAAGTGGATTTGAAGCCGTTTCAGGATGCGATTGACGAAGGAATTGATTCCATTATGACAGCACATATTGTCGTTCCGGCTTTGGATGATTCAGGCTTACCGGCAACCCTCTCCAAGCCAATTCTTACCGATTTACTACGGGAGGATATGGGGTATGACGGGTTAATCATTACCGACAGTCTTGGTATGGCCGGGGTGAATGAGTATTATTCACCCGATCAAGTTCCGGTTGAGGCCGTAAAAGCCGGGGTGGATGTTTTGTTAAACCCGCCGGATGTGGAAGAGGCCTATAACGGTTTGTTGGATGCGGTTCAATCGGGTGAGATTAATGAAGCAAGATTGGATGAGTCTGTGTACCGGATTCTATCCGCGAAAATGGAAAAGGGGCTGTTTCATGACCCATATACTGACCCGGAGGAAATTGAGAATATCGGGACGGATGCCCATTTACAAATAGCAGATGACATTGCTGAAAAAAGCGTGACATTGGTACAAAACAAAGATGACGTATTACCTTTGGAAACTGAATCATCGGAATCCGTTTTTATAACGGGCCCTGACCAGGCACAGCCGGAGCAACTAGCCGATTATTTAACCGAAAAAGGCATGAACGTAAGCATCCTGGCAACCGAAACAAGCCCTACGGAAAACCAAATTGAAAGGGCTGTTGAACAAGCGAAGTCAGCAGATAAAGTGATTGTAACAACATATACAGCTAATACCAATGACGATCAACAACAACTGGTCAAACAACTGGAGAAGATCGATGTACCAGTTATTGTCGCCGCACTTGGTAATCCGTATGATCTGCAAGCTTTCCCAGATGTAGATGCCTATATCAACACGTATAGTTATCTGGACGTGTCTGTGCAGGCATTGGCAAATGTAATCTCCGGAGATATCAATCCGTTTGGAACGTTGCCAGTGACCATTCCCGATAATTATGAAAAAGGTCATGGCCTCGACTATATCGATACACCCCGGACTGCTGACGGGATGAAGTCGCTCGTGTCTGATTTAGCAGCATCCGGCGATATACCAGATGCGATTGTGCATGACCTGACATTACATTTAACCGCTGTTAGCCATTATGAACAAAAAGAAGCAGTGAAAAAAGTTGTGAAACATATGCAGGGATTTAAAGCGATGTTGGACGCTCAAAAAGAAAACGACACGATTTCACATAAGGCCTATAGCTATTTGGAGACCGAAACAGAAAAATTGATCCTGGACTGGGAAGGTAAGCAGTAG
- a CDS encoding 5'-nucleotidase, lipoprotein e(P4) family, translating into MHAKRRVSIFTVFMLSFSLLIGNSHVMAEKNQGEPEKQTPEEQLAEQNVMATAWFQTSGEAKALYHQAYNIGKEKLDAALEEGTDQDPAVVLDLDETVLDGSPFDALTIKTGGEASLDEWQESAEAEALPGALDFLHHADQQGVAIYYITGRSDKLQEATVKNLKKIGAPQADDDHVLLKQEGETGKQDRFDDVDKNHDILLFFGDNLSDFSGFPKNQPLDARNKQVNDEKDTFGDQFIVFPNPMYGDWESALYPDGDLTAEEKMQARKDHLTYFSPNDDSSDDATPDDKKLQDQNMTSIAWYQTAGEAEALYHQAYNIGKEKLDTNLEEGTNQNPAIVLDVDETVLDGGPYNATMTKTGGQASLDEWQESAKAEAVPGALEFLNYADDRGVEIYYVTGRSDRLQDATVENLEKIGAPQVDNDNVLLTKEGETGKQDRFDKIDENHDILLFFGDNLSDFTGFPKDQELAARNQQVDEEQDAFGDSFIVFPNPMYGDWESALYDGDLTAEEKMQARKDHLDYFQNKSKSAEVIKDLVSQLHTEGEIADKEAHALQVHLTAVSHYENNSNAEKVIKHLEGFKKLLDYQNDNDLITKNAYDTLLSNADALIQKWKQSLEDFELSILHMNDTHAHAELLPQMVTAIKEEREEKPDSLLFHAGDAFSGTLYFTEFGGQADMTLFNLMDMTAMTYGNHEFDRGDKEDGNETLAKFVDAAEFPFLGSNIDFSDDPFMNKLATDQSLVRNADPGKSYYSMIEEVNGEEIGIFSLDTEETTEISRPNQVVFHNYLDTAEEAVAEFEEEGVDKIIALSHLGYDSDPVFGNDQLLAEIDGIDVIVGGHTHTALKEPVVVTEDADGHEKDPTVIVQAGEYSQYLGTLDVEFDDDGVVTGHSGELLDVDDYDADPEATEVLKPYAEKIKETENEAIGAEALKDIKNSGTGVEETPIGNLVTDAMLAGAKSKFDDTVIAFQNGGGIRATIEKGPITTGDVINVLPFGNNPVVGKLTGAELKEVLEHSVHLAPEYHGGFLHVSGMTFKFDSNREPGDRVVEMKVNKNGEYVDIDPDEAYLVTTNEFTAQGGDGFETLAKADEEGRFKDIGENDWEQLRDYMVNDLNGKVDPEIEGRIIDIAKN; encoded by the coding sequence ATGCATGCAAAACGACGCGTAAGTATTTTCACAGTCTTTATGTTATCTTTTTCATTATTAATTGGAAATAGTCATGTAATGGCGGAGAAAAACCAGGGTGAACCTGAAAAACAAACGCCTGAGGAGCAGTTAGCAGAGCAAAATGTGATGGCGACAGCATGGTTCCAGACGTCCGGTGAGGCAAAAGCATTATATCACCAAGCGTACAACATTGGAAAAGAGAAATTGGATGCTGCCCTTGAAGAAGGAACGGATCAAGATCCAGCTGTCGTGCTTGATTTAGATGAAACCGTTCTAGATGGCAGCCCCTTTGATGCTTTAACCATTAAAACAGGCGGGGAAGCTTCCTTAGATGAATGGCAGGAGAGCGCAGAGGCCGAAGCATTGCCAGGTGCCTTGGATTTTCTTCATCATGCCGATCAACAGGGCGTGGCAATTTATTATATAACCGGACGCTCTGATAAACTTCAGGAGGCTACCGTTAAAAATCTGAAAAAAATCGGTGCCCCTCAGGCAGATGATGATCATGTATTATTGAAACAAGAAGGTGAAACAGGGAAACAAGACCGCTTTGATGATGTTGATAAAAATCATGATATTCTCTTATTTTTTGGAGATAACCTCTCCGATTTTTCCGGTTTCCCCAAGAATCAGCCTTTAGATGCCCGCAACAAGCAAGTAAACGATGAGAAGGATACATTTGGCGACCAATTCATTGTTTTCCCCAACCCGATGTATGGCGATTGGGAAAGTGCCTTATATCCGGATGGCGATCTGACAGCGGAAGAGAAAATGCAAGCACGCAAAGATCATTTAACCTATTTTAGTCCAAATGACGATTCATCTGATGATGCAACACCAGATGATAAAAAACTCCAGGATCAGAATATGACGTCGATCGCCTGGTATCAAACGGCAGGTGAAGCAGAAGCATTATATCACCAAGCGTACAACATTGGAAAAGAGAAGTTGGACACTAACCTTGAAGAAGGAACGAATCAGAATCCCGCAATCGTACTTGATGTCGATGAAACTGTGTTGGATGGCGGCCCATACAATGCGACAATGACTAAAACGGGCGGACAAGCGTCACTTGATGAGTGGCAGGAAAGCGCAAAAGCAGAAGCTGTCCCCGGCGCATTAGAATTTCTTAACTATGCCGATGACCGAGGAGTGGAAATTTACTATGTAACCGGGCGTTCCGATAGACTGCAAGATGCTACCGTAGAAAACCTGGAAAAAATAGGTGCCCCTCAAGTAGATAACGATAATGTTTTGCTTACAAAAGAAGGTGAAACTGGAAAGCAGGATCGTTTCGATAAAATTGACGAGAATCATGATATTCTATTATTTTTCGGTGATAACTTATCAGATTTCACCGGTTTTCCAAAAGACCAGGAATTAGCAGCAAGAAATCAACAAGTGGACGAGGAACAGGATGCATTCGGTGATTCATTCATCGTTTTCCCTAACCCAATGTACGGCGATTGGGAGAGCGCCTTATATGATGGCGATCTAACAGCCGAAGAAAAAATGCAAGCACGCAAAGATCATTTAGATTACTTTCAAAACAAAAGCAAAAGTGCAGAGGTAATCAAAGACCTTGTTTCCCAACTCCATACGGAAGGCGAGATTGCCGATAAAGAAGCCCACGCTTTACAAGTGCATTTAACCGCAGTAAGTCATTATGAAAACAATAGCAACGCCGAAAAGGTTATCAAGCATCTGGAAGGATTCAAGAAGTTGCTAGACTATCAAAACGATAACGATTTAATTACAAAAAATGCTTATGACACGTTGCTATCAAACGCTGATGCGCTGATTCAGAAATGGAAACAGTCGCTCGAGGATTTCGAACTATCCATTCTTCACATGAACGACACGCATGCCCATGCCGAGTTGCTGCCACAGATGGTGACGGCGATCAAGGAAGAGCGGGAGGAAAAACCTGATTCGCTGTTGTTTCACGCGGGCGACGCTTTTTCGGGGACACTCTATTTCACGGAATTCGGCGGACAGGCAGACATGACCCTGTTCAACCTGATGGATATGACCGCGATGACATACGGGAATCATGAATTTGATCGCGGTGATAAAGAAGATGGCAATGAAACGCTCGCTAAATTTGTTGATGCTGCTGAATTTCCGTTTCTGGGAAGCAATATCGACTTTTCCGATGATCCGTTTATGAATAAGCTGGCGACGGATCAATCACTTGTGCGTAATGCAGACCCCGGCAAGAGCTACTACAGTATGATCGAGGAAGTCAATGGCGAGGAAATTGGCATCTTCAGTTTGGATACGGAGGAAACTACAGAAATTTCCAGACCGAATCAGGTGGTTTTCCATAACTATCTGGACACTGCCGAGGAAGCGGTCGCTGAATTCGAGGAAGAAGGGGTCGATAAGATTATTGCCCTTTCCCACCTCGGCTATGATAGCGATCCTGTCTTCGGTAACGATCAGCTCCTTGCCGAGATTGACGGTATCGACGTCATCGTAGGCGGTCATACGCATACCGCGCTGAAGGAGCCGGTAGTCGTGACAGAAGACGCGGACGGCCATGAAAAAGACCCGACCGTCATTGTTCAGGCAGGTGAGTACAGTCAATACCTTGGCACGCTCGATGTGGAGTTTGACGATGATGGGGTCGTTACCGGCCATTCCGGAGAGTTGCTCGATGTCGATGATTATGATGCAGATCCCGAGGCAACAGAGGTACTTAAGCCATACGCTGAAAAGATTAAGGAAACCGAGAATGAAGCGATTGGCGCAGAGGCACTTAAAGATATTAAAAACAGCGGGACCGGCGTTGAGGAAACACCGATCGGCAACCTCGTCACAGATGCGATGTTGGCCGGTGCCAAGAGCAAGTTTGACGATACAGTGATTGCTTTCCAGAATGGCGGCGGTATCCGGGCTACAATTGAAAAAGGACCAATCACAACAGGTGACGTGATCAATGTGCTGCCGTTTGGTAATAACCCTGTCGTCGGCAAACTTACCGGCGCAGAGCTTAAAGAGGTCCTTGAACATAGTGTGCATTTGGCACCAGAATATCATGGCGGGTTCCTGCACGTTTCCGGTATGACATTCAAATTTGACAGCAATCGGGAACCAGGCGACCGGGTCGTGGAGATGAAGGTCAATAAAAATGGAGAGTATGTTGACATCGATCCAGATGAAGCATACCTAGTGACCACGAATGAATTTACCGCACAGGGCGGCGATGGTTTTGAAACACTCGCTAAGGCAGACGAGGAAGGCCGATTTAAAGATATTGGCGAAAACGACTGGGAACAGCTCCGTGATTATATGGTCAATGATCTGAACGGAAAAGTCGATCCTGAAATCGAGGGACGGATCATTGATATCGCGAAAAATTGA
- a CDS encoding DnaD domain-containing protein, producing the protein MNYIKEINAFYDRLEREPLSASAINLWYTLMHINNKAMWAETFTASATVLRFKSGLKESSFKRARAELKEKGYIDYVSRPRNQAPVYRMVSLSMEINGNDEHTWVLEERGNFHWDRGTEDWIDQPMNDGTEYLDGQDVTYASTHRLTDSEADHLMNQCGDVERMTERGVDHLTGQPVNQHVERDMDQGTNQNTGTLIKHKQDINQIKQNQASAATDVFVFYQQNFGQIRPFMTDELLHWVNDIGEPLVLEAMKRAVEHDRITWAYVKGILLDWRKKGISSLEDAQAEEVAFRKQRLGQVHGATAARAGGQRTEVVPEWFDDYKRKQEIRAEKKAAASTRVETEEEKAEFEELLAEFVGKDRRGEVRV; encoded by the coding sequence ATGAATTACATAAAAGAAATCAATGCATTTTACGATCGCCTGGAACGGGAACCATTATCAGCATCCGCAATTAATCTGTGGTATACGTTAATGCATATCAACAATAAAGCTATGTGGGCAGAGACGTTTACCGCATCTGCCACAGTATTGCGGTTTAAATCGGGGTTGAAGGAAAGTTCATTTAAGCGGGCACGGGCGGAATTGAAGGAGAAGGGTTACATTGATTATGTGTCACGCCCGAGGAACCAAGCGCCGGTTTATCGAATGGTGTCGTTATCCATGGAAATAAACGGTAATGATGAGCATACTTGGGTTTTAGAGGAACGTGGTAATTTCCATTGGGATCGTGGTACCGAGGATTGGATAGACCAGCCGATGAATGACGGTACGGAGTATTTGGATGGTCAGGACGTGACGTATGCAAGCACGCACCGGTTGACGGATTCGGAAGCGGACCACCTAATGAACCAGTGTGGGGATGTAGAGCGAATGACTGAACGAGGTGTGGACCACTTGACGGGCCAGCCGGTGAACCAGCATGTGGAACGGGATATGGACCAGGGTACGAACCAAAATACGGGCACATTAATTAAACATAAACAAGACATAAACCAAATAAAACAAAACCAAGCATCTGCTGCAACGGACGTGTTTGTCTTTTACCAGCAAAATTTCGGCCAGATTCGTCCGTTTATGACAGATGAGCTATTACATTGGGTGAATGATATTGGCGAGCCTTTGGTACTGGAAGCCATGAAGCGTGCGGTGGAACATGATAGAATCACATGGGCCTACGTGAAAGGAATTTTGCTGGATTGGCGTAAGAAAGGGATTTCGAGTTTAGAAGACGCGCAGGCGGAGGAAGTAGCTTTTCGGAAGCAACGACTTGGGCAAGTTCACGGTGCGACGGCTGCTCGGGCAGGGGGACAGCGCACAGAAGTTGTGCCGGAGTGGTTTGATGATTATAAACGAAAGCAGGAAATCAGGGCAGAGAAGAAGGCAGCAGCGTCGACAAGGGTAGAGACAGAGGAGGAAAAGGCAGAATTTGAGGAGTTACTGGCGGAGTTTGTTGGCAAGGATAGGAGGGGAGAAGTGCGGGTTTAG
- a CDS encoding sigma-70 family RNA polymerase sigma factor, whose translation MNKKENSLEESNNGENSNEKKTSFEEIFKQNERRIHYHIHRLHIQDPHNEFFVEGLYAMWCAYKKYKPDQGVMSTYFNFTIRNRLIDMLRKKKRENQHQETFVQHEKLKIDNGNRDCKTNLPIPDTTGIEVQDEAFWKKMRGMLTDNQSKWVKYHVIEGLPLAEIAEQEGVTVDAVKSWGKTARKKLKSVGVRELLE comes from the coding sequence ATGAATAAGAAGGAAAATAGTCTTGAGGAAAGCAACAATGGGGAAAACAGTAACGAAAAGAAGACAAGTTTTGAGGAAATCTTCAAGCAGAACGAACGGCGGATTCATTACCATATTCATAGGCTACATATTCAGGATCCGCACAATGAATTTTTTGTAGAAGGTCTGTATGCGATGTGGTGTGCCTACAAGAAATACAAGCCTGACCAGGGAGTGATGTCCACTTATTTCAACTTCACTATTCGCAATCGATTAATTGATATGCTCCGCAAGAAAAAGCGGGAGAATCAACACCAAGAGACATTTGTTCAACATGAAAAGCTAAAAATCGATAACGGTAACCGTGACTGCAAGACGAATCTGCCTATTCCCGATACAACCGGGATAGAAGTACAAGATGAGGCGTTCTGGAAGAAGATGCGGGGGATGCTGACGGACAATCAGTCGAAATGGGTGAAATATCATGTGATTGAGGGCCTGCCTTTGGCGGAAATTGCCGAACAAGAAGGAGTCACGGTGGATGCAGTGAAGAGTTGGGGGAAGACAGCCAGAAAGAAACTGAAAAGTGTCGGGGTTAGAGAACTGCTGGAATAG
- a CDS encoding RNA polymerase sigma factor, with protein sequence MKQNVREPFEEVFKIHERQIYYLIRKLNIDDSHQEFYQEGLYAMWEAVQTFQPGKSQLSTHLHNTIRNRLVDLMRIKKRRQRHDSIYCKAEMQKLGSGNHYRDTDIPIQEELAVTIHETDLWEELKPLLTTNQRKWVKYYIFMDMSNREIAEQEHVSIDAVKSWAKMAKQKLKRKGLERDWPEIK encoded by the coding sequence ATGAAACAAAACGTTCGAGAACCTTTTGAGGAAGTTTTTAAGATACATGAGAGGCAGATTTATTATCTCATCCGTAAATTAAACATCGATGATTCTCACCAGGAATTTTACCAGGAAGGGCTATATGCCATGTGGGAGGCGGTTCAGACTTTTCAACCTGGGAAATCACAACTATCGACGCATCTTCATAATACGATTCGCAACCGTTTAGTTGATTTGATGCGTATAAAGAAACGTCGACAACGCCATGATTCTATTTATTGCAAAGCAGAAATGCAAAAACTAGGGAGTGGGAATCATTACCGCGACACTGATATTCCTATTCAAGAGGAACTGGCTGTAACAATCCATGAAACGGATCTGTGGGAAGAACTGAAACCCTTGTTGACCACGAATCAAAGAAAATGGGTGAAGTACTATATTTTTATGGATATGTCGAATCGGGAAATTGCCGAGCAGGAGCATGTTTCTATTGATGCGGTGAAAAGCTGGGCGAAAATGGCGAAACAAAAATTGAAAAGGAAGGGCTTAGAAAGGGATTGGCCCGAAATAAAATGA